The region ACGCCTTGCCGTAACGGTCGGGGCGGTTGGCGGGAACGAACAGGTAGGAGCGCGCGAGCGGAAACGCAGACATCAGACGGCTCCGCGTGCGCGCAAGGTATCGATCTCGCCCTGCGCGTAGCCCAGTTTGGCGAGAATGGCGTCGGTGTGCTGGCCCAGTGCCGGAATGGCATCCATTCGAAAATCGAAGGTGTTGTTCACGCCCGGCGGCAACAAGGCAGGCAAGCTTCCGGCCGGCGAACCGACTTCGGTCCAGCGCTCGCGCGCCGCCAATTGCGGATGCTCCCACAGGTCTTGCATGGTGTTGACGCTGGCGTTGGCGATCTGTGCCTGGTCCAGCCGCGCCACCACCTCTTGCGCCGTCAGCGGCGCGAACATGTCGAGGATCAGCTTGCGCAGTTCGGCGCGGTTCTCGTGACGGCGCGAGTTGGTCGAGAAGCGCGCATCGTGCGCCAGTGCCGGATCCTGCAGGACGGATTCGCAGAAGACTTTCCATTCGCGCTCATTCTGCAGGCCCAGCATGACGACCTTGCCGTCGCCGGCGGTGAAAGGACCGTAGGGATAAATCGTTGCGTGCTCGGCGCCCGAACGCACCGGCGCCGATGCACCTTGATACGCGTAATACATCGGGAAACTCATCCACTCCGTCAGCGACTCCAGCATCGACAAATCGATGTGGCTGCCGCTGCCGTCGCGGCCACGCTTGATCAACGCCGCCAGGATGTGCGAATAGGCGTACATCCCGGCGGCGATGTCGGCGATCGAACAACCGGCCTTGGCCTGTTCGCCGGCGGTGCCGGTCACCGACAGGAAACCGGCTTCGCTCTGAATCAGCAGGTCGTAGGCTTTCTTGTCGCGGTAAGGGCCGTTCTCGCCATAGCCGGAGATGTCGCAGACGATCAGGCGCGGATTCTTCTTGTGCAGCACCGCCGCCGACAGACCGAGTCCGGCCGCCGCGCCGGGCGCGAGGTTCTGCACCAGCACGTCGGCCTGGTCCAGCAGCTTGCCGATGATGGCCTTGCCCTCCGCGTCCTTGAGGTTGAGCGTGAGGCTCTCCTTGGAGCGGTTGGTCCAGACGAAATGCGACGACAATCCGTTGACGCGCTCGTCGTAGCCGCGCGCGAAGTCACCCACGCCGGGACGTTCGACCTTGATCACGCGGGCGCCCATGTCGGCCAGCTGGCGCGTGCAGAACGGCGCGGCGATGGCGTGTTCCAGACTGACGACGGTAATGCCTTCGAGAGGACGGGTGGACGGCATCATGATTTATCTCGCGAATAAGTTGTTCAATGCATCGTTCACTGCAGGCGCCGCATGCAGCTGCCAGGCGTGAGCAATGATGCGGTCGGTTTCCTGCGGCGTGGCGGCGCGGGAAAAGCGGATCAGGCGCTGCGCCTTGTCTTCCAGCTCGTCGCGCGACAAGGTATTGTCCGGGTCGCCCTTCGGCACGTCGACGGCGGCGCTCAGATGACGGCCGTCAACGGTGTCGACCTCCACGCGTCCGAGCCAGCGTGCCGGATAGGCGGTGTTGACCTCCTCGTCCAGCGTCATCCGGACCTTGTCGCGGAATGCGCCGACCTTGCCGTCTTGCAGCGCATGCTGTTCGAACTCGCCCAGTCCGGCACTCTGATGCACCGCGATCAGTCCCAGCACCGTTCCCATCGAGAACTTGGCCTGATGCACCGTCTGCGGATTGACCACCGGACCGAGCACGTCGATGGCGCCTTGGTGCACGCGCGTATTCACGGCAACGATCTGATCGTGCTGCAAGCCCTCGCGCTGCATCAGCAACTGCAGCGCGTCAGCAGCCGGATGCGTATGGCGGCAGGAAGCATGAAATTTGAAAGAGGTCTCGGCGGTAGCCCAGCGCGCGCCGAGGCGGTCGGTCAGCCGGGCCGGATCGGCATCGGTCGACATCCCCGCCGCCATCCCTTGCGCACCTTCGAGGATGCGTTGCGCGCCGGTGAAACCGTCGCGCGTGATGTAGGCCGCCAGCAAGCCGTCGGCGGCGGCCTTGCCGGTATGCAGTTGCTTGGAATCGGCAGCGTCGCGCAAAAATTCCCACAGGCCGGCTGCCTGCGTACCGGCCGAACCGAGCGCATGCAGGAATTGATCGGCGTTGAACCCCATCAGCTTGCCGACTGCCACCGCTGCGGCCAAGGTGCCGGCCGTGCCGGTGGTGTGGAAGATGCGGTAATGCGAACGACCGAGGAATTCACCGATACGGATGCCCGCTTCATAGCCGGCTACGGCTGCCACCAGCAGATCTGCGCCCGACTTGCCGAGATCCTGCGCCGCCGCCAGCGCCGCCGGGAACACCACGGCCGCCGGATGGAACACCGAACCATTGTGGACGTCGTCCTGCTCCACCAGATGCGACGAGGCGCCGTTGACGAGCGCGGCGAAATACGGCGAACTATTCTTGCGATTGACGAGGATGGTGCTCGGTCCGCTGGACGGTCCCATCTTCTCGACGTAGCGTTCCATGATGTCGATCTGGCGTGCGCCCTTGCCCGCCAGGGCCGAAGCGAACCAGTCGAGGTAAAGGTCTTCGGTACGCGCAATCACGGACGCCGGGATGTCGTCATAGCGCAGGCCGGCGAGGAACTCGCTCAGGACGCGTGAAGGATGTGAACTCATGTCCGATTCCTCAGAAAGACCGCGGCAGACCGAGGATGTGCTCGGCCACATACGAATAGATCAGGTTGGTGGAAATCGGCGCGACCTGGTAGAGACGCGTCTCGCGGAACTTGCGCTCGACGTCGTATTCGCAGGCGAAGCCGAAGCCGCCGTGCGTTTGCAGGCAGACGTTGGCCGCTTCCCACGACGCCTTGGCGGCGAGGAATTTGGCCATGTTGGCTTGCGCGCCGCAGGGCTGATGGGCGTCGAACAGTTCACAGGCCTTGAAGCGCATCAGGTTGGCGGCTTCCAGCTCGATGTAGCTGTCGGCGATCGGGAACTGCACGCCCTGGTTCATGCCGATCGGACGGTCGAACACCACACGCTCCTTGGCGTATTGCGCCGCCTTCTCGATGAACCAGTACCCGTCGCCGATGCATTCGGCGGCGATCAGGGTGCGTTCGGCATTGAGGCCGTCGAGGATGTACTTGAAGCCCTTGCCCTCTTCCCCGATCAGATTCTCGACGGGGATTTCCAGGTTGTCGAAGAACAGT is a window of Herbaspirillum hiltneri N3 DNA encoding:
- a CDS encoding MmgE/PrpD family protein; amino-acid sequence: MSSHPSRVLSEFLAGLRYDDIPASVIARTEDLYLDWFASALAGKGARQIDIMERYVEKMGPSSGPSTILVNRKNSSPYFAALVNGASSHLVEQDDVHNGSVFHPAAVVFPAALAAAQDLGKSGADLLVAAVAGYEAGIRIGEFLGRSHYRIFHTTGTAGTLAAAVAVGKLMGFNADQFLHALGSAGTQAAGLWEFLRDAADSKQLHTGKAAADGLLAAYITRDGFTGAQRILEGAQGMAAGMSTDADPARLTDRLGARWATAETSFKFHASCRHTHPAADALQLLMQREGLQHDQIVAVNTRVHQGAIDVLGPVVNPQTVHQAKFSMGTVLGLIAVHQSAGLGEFEQHALQDGKVGAFRDKVRMTLDEEVNTAYPARWLGRVEVDTVDGRHLSAAVDVPKGDPDNTLSRDELEDKAQRLIRFSRAATPQETDRIIAHAWQLHAAPAVNDALNNLFAR
- a CDS encoding CaiB/BaiF CoA transferase family protein gives rise to the protein MMPSTRPLEGITVVSLEHAIAAPFCTRQLADMGARVIKVERPGVGDFARGYDERVNGLSSHFVWTNRSKESLTLNLKDAEGKAIIGKLLDQADVLVQNLAPGAAAGLGLSAAVLHKKNPRLIVCDISGYGENGPYRDKKAYDLLIQSEAGFLSVTGTAGEQAKAGCSIADIAAGMYAYSHILAALIKRGRDGSGSHIDLSMLESLTEWMSFPMYYAYQGASAPVRSGAEHATIYPYGPFTAGDGKVVMLGLQNEREWKVFCESVLQDPALAHDARFSTNSRRHENRAELRKLILDMFAPLTAQEVVARLDQAQIANASVNTMQDLWEHPQLAARERWTEVGSPAGSLPALLPPGVNNTFDFRMDAIPALGQHTDAILAKLGYAQGEIDTLRARGAV